In a single window of the Carassius gibelio isolate Cgi1373 ecotype wild population from Czech Republic chromosome A12, carGib1.2-hapl.c, whole genome shotgun sequence genome:
- the LOC128025772 gene encoding forkhead box protein I2-like, translating to MFLEGERIMNAFGQQPSSQQTSPLQHHNAQDILDMTVYCDTSFSMYQQNLHHHHHHAQRPPAHPSSYGLGEYTSATANPYLWMNSPGITSPPYLSGPNGGSYIQSGFGSNQRQFLPPPTGFGSADLSWLSISSQQELFKMVRPPYSYSALIAMAIQNTQDKKLTLSQIYQYVADNFPFYKKSKAGWQNSIRHNLSLNDCFKKVARDEDDPGKGNYWTLDPNCEKMFDNGNFRRKRKRRADASNLSVKSEDALKLADTASLMSASPQSLQNSPTTSDPKSAPSPSAEHSPCFNNFIGNMNSIMPGNSNGIRSRDVSSGHLGDFTHSMSGHEIAPPSSEPGHLNSNRLNYFSASHNNSGLINSLSNHFSVNNLIYSREGTEV from the exons ATGTTTCTAGAGGGAGAACGGATTATGAACGCGTTTGGGCAGCAGCCGTCGAGCCAGCAGACCAGTCCTCTCCAGCACCATAACGCGCAGGACATCCTGGACATGACCGTGTACTGCGACACCAGCTTCAGCATGTACCAACAGAACCTccatcaccaccaccatcacGCGCAGAGGCCACCTGCGCATCCTTCCAGCTACGGCCTGGGCGAATACACCTCAGCCACAGCCAACCCTTACCTGTGGATGAACAGCCCGGGCATCACCTCACCCCCCTACCTCTCAGGCCCGAACGGAGGCTCTTACATTCAGTCAGGATTTGGGTCGAACCAGAGGCAGTTCCTTCCTCCTCCCACGGGCTTCGGAAGCGCAGATCTCAGCTGGCTGTCCATTTCAAGTCAGCAAGAACTTTTCAAGATGGTCAGACCGCCTTATTCCTATTCAGCGCTGATTGCGATGGCTATTCAGAACACGCAGGATAAGAAACTGACGCTCAGTCAGATTTATCAGTATGTGGCGGACAACTTTCCTTTTTATAAGAAAAGCAAAGCCGGATGGCAGAACTCAATTAGACACAATCTGTCCTTGAACGATTGCTTCAAGAAAGTCGCGCGGGATGAGGATGACCCTG GGAAAGGAAATTATTGGACTTTGGACCCCAACTGCGAGAAAATGTTCGATAACGGCAACTTcagaaggaagaggaagagaagagCTGACGCCAGTAACCTGTCTGTAAAATCCGAGGACGCGCTCAAATTGGCGGACACGGCTAGTCTGATGAGCGCGTCCCCGCAAAGCCTCCAAAACTCTCCGACCACCAGCGACCCCAAATCGGCCCCTTCACCATCCGCAGAGCACAGCCCGTGTTTTAACAACTTTATCGGTAACATGAATTCAATAATGCCTGGAAACAGCAACGGTATCAGAAGCAGAGACGTCAGTTCTGGACACCTGGGAGATTTTACGCACAGCATGTCAGGACATGAAATTGCCCCTCCATCATCAGAACCAGGCCATCTCAACAGCAACAGACTAAACTACTTCTCAGCATCCCATAATAACAGTGGCTTGATCAACTCGCTCTCCAACCATTTCAGTGTCAATAATCTCATCTACAGCCGGGAGGGAACGGAAGTTTAG
- the LOC128025503 gene encoding serine/threonine-protein kinase pim-2-like, whose translation MGQRNSRVIPVNDGAVYDHHPSTPPTPDTDKAEQHFHPCDEPPVDAGEGDAQRREEEERREAWGEEEEEMKKKRKKKFWRLPSFLKAARKHLKVIRPSQTEVQLIEPPSPASSADDDIMCRYELGDRLGVGGFGVVHEASRVEDGLKVALKDVMKTHDMEYLTIPGHPNPLPVEIALTLLANKGPSAPEIIKLLDWQDQRDNYVMVLECPSPCENLVSFLEGHGGKLGEGLVRHIMRQATRAARTCCRRGVFHGDIKLENFIVSKDTLQVKLIDFGCGDLMRKSAYTTLYGTMEYYPPEYRLKGKYHAKSAMSWSLGVILFTMLCGRFPTGNDLQKTELNLWSEPGLSKDCCSLICSLLQHKTKRRLGLGKILQHDWFQVSI comes from the exons ATGGGACAGCGAAATTCTCGTGTTATTCCGGTAAATGATGGCGCGGTGTACGATCACCATCCCAGTACACCCCCAACACCCGACACCGACAAGGCGGAGCAACACTTCCATCCGTGCGATGAGCCGCCTGTCGATGCCGGTGAGGGAGACGCCCAgaggagggaggaggaggagcgGAGGGAGGCAtggggtgaggaggaggaggagatgaagaagaagaggaaaaagaagtTCTGGAGGCTGCCCTCTTTCCTCAAAGCTGCCAGAAAACACCTCAAGGTGATCCGACCGAGTCAGACTGAGGTGCAGCTTATTGAGCCACCATCGCCAGCCAGCAGCGCTGATG aTGACATTATGTGCCGCTATGAGCTCGGTGATCGTCTGGGGGTAGGCGGGTTTGGCGTCGTTCATGAAGCGAGTCGTGTGGAGGATGGCCTTAAG GTGGCATTGAAAGACGTCATGAAGACCCATGACATGGAATATCTAACTATT CCTGGTCATCCAAACCCCCTCCCAGTGGAGATCGCCCTTACACTCTTGGCCAACAAGGGACCCAGCGCACCAGAGATTATAAAGCTGCTGGACTGGCAGGACCAACGGGACAACTATGTCATGGTCCTCGAGTGTCCGTCACCGTGTGAGAACTTAGTCAGTTTCTTGGAGGGCCACGGAGGAAAACTCGGGGAAGGTTTAGTTCGGCACATCATGCGGCAGGCAACGCGGGCGGCTCGCACATGTTGTCGCCGTGGGGTATTCCATGGAGACATAAAGTTGGAAAACTTCATTGTGAGCAAGGACACCCTGCAGGTCAAGTTGATCGACTTTGGGTGTGGGGACCTCATGAGAAAGTCTGCCTACACGACATTGTATG GCACCATGGAGTACTACCCTCCTGAGTACAGGCTCAAGGGCAAGTACCATGCGAAGTCTGCAATGTCGTGGTCTCTTGGGGTCATCTTGTTCACAATGCTGTGCGGCCGTTTTCCAACTGGCAATGACCTGCAGAAGACCGAACTAAACCTTTGGTCAGAGCCTGGACTGTCAAAGG ACTGCTGCAGTTTGATCTGTAGTCTGCTCCAGCATAAAACTAAGCGACGGCTCGGTCTGGGGAAGATCCTTCAACACGACTGGTTTCAG GTCTCCATATAA
- the LOC128025660 gene encoding serine/threonine-protein kinase pim-2-like — protein sequence MGQRNSRVIPVNDGAVYDHHPSTPPTPDTDKAEQHFHPCDEPPVDAGEGDAQRREEEERREAWGEEEEEMKKKRKKKFWRLPSFLKAARKHLKVIRPSQTEVQLIEPPSPASSADDDIMCRYELGDRLGVGGFGVVHEASRVEDGLKVALKDVMKTHDMEYLTIPGHPNPLPVEIALTLLANKGPSAPEIIKLLDWQDQRDNYVMVLECPSPCENLVSFLEGHGGRIEEGLVRHIMRQATRAARTCCRRGVFHGDIKLENFIVSKDTLQVKLIDFGCGDLMRKSAYTTFPGTMEYYPPEYRVKGKYHAKSAMSWSLGVILFTMLCGRFPTGNDLQKTELNLWSEPGLSKDCCSLICSLLQHKTKRRLGLGKILQHDWFQVSI from the exons ATGGGACAGCGAAATTCTCGTGTTATTCCGGTAAATGATGGCGCGGTGTACGATCACCATCCCAGTACACCCCCAACACCCGACACCGACAAGGCGGAGCAACACTTCCATCCGTGCGATGAGCCGCCTGTCGATGCCGGTGAGGGAGACGCCCAgaggagggaggaggaggagcgGAGGGAGGCAtggggtgaggaggaggaggagatgaagaagaagaggaaaaagaagtTCTGGAGGCTGCCCTCTTTCCTCAAAGCTGCCAGAAAACACCTCAAGGTGATCCGACCGAGTCAGACTGAGGTGCAGCTTATTGAGCCACCATCGCCAGCCAGCAGCGCTGATG aTGACATTATGTGCCGCTATGAGCTCGGTGATCGTCTGGGGGTAGGCGGGTTTGGTGTCGTTCATGAAGCGAGTCGTGTGGAGGATGGCCTTAAG gTGGCATTGAAAGACGTCATGAAGACCCATGACATGGAATATCTAACTATT CCTGGTCATCCAAACCCCCTCCCAGTGGAGATCGCCCTTACACTCTTGGCCAACAAGGGACCCAGCGCACCAGAGATTATAAAGCTGCTGGACTGGCAGGACCAACGGGACAACTATGTCATGGTCCTCGAGTGTCCGTCACCGTGTGAGAACTTAGTCAGTTTCTTGGAGGGCCACGGAGGAAGAATCGAAGAAGGTTTAGTTCGGCACATCATGCGGCAGGCAACGCGGGCGGCTCGCACATGTTGTCGCCGTGGGGTATTCCATGGAGACATAAAGTTGGAAAACTTCATTGTGAGCAAGGACACCCTGCAGGTCAAGTTGATCGACTTTGGGTGTGGGGACCTCATGAGAAAGTCTGCCTACACGACATT TCCAGGCACCATGGAGTACTACCCTCCTGAGTACAGGGTCAAGGGCAAGTACCATGCGAAGTCTGCAATGTCGTGGTCTCTTGGGGTCATCTTGTTCACAATGCTTTGCGGCCGTTTTCCAACTGGCAATGACCTGCAGAAGACCGAACTAAACCTTTGGTCAGAGCCTGGACTGTCAAAGG ACTGCTGCAGTTTGATCTGTAGTCTGCTCCAGCATAAAACTAAGCGACGGCTCGGTCTGGGGAAGATCCTTCAACACGACTGGTTTCAG GTCTCCATATAA
- the LOC128025506 gene encoding serine/threonine-protein kinase pim-2-like — translation MGQRNSRVIPVNDGAVYDHHPSTPPTPDTDKAEQHFHPCDEPPVDAGEGDAQRREEEERREAWGEEEEEMKKKRKKKFWRLPSFLKAARKHLKVIRPSQTEVQLIEPPSPASSADDDIMCRYELGDRLGVGGFGVVHEASRVEDGLKVALKDVMKTHDMEYLTIPGHPNPLPVEIALTLLANKGPSAPEIIKLLDWQDQRDNYVMVLECPSPCENLVSFLEGHGGRIEEGLVRHIMRQATRAARTCCRRGVFHGDIKLENFIVSKDTLQVKLIDFGCGDLMRKSAYTTLYGMFYPSKLTEETLW, via the exons ATGGGACAGCGAAATTCTCGTGTTATTCCGGTAAATGATGGCGCGGTGTACGATCACCATCCCAGTACACCCCCAACACCCGACACCGACAAGGCGGAGCAACACTTCCATCCGTGCGATGAGCCGCCTGTCGATGCCGGTGAGGGAGACGCCCAgaggagggaggaggaggagcgGAGGGAGGCAtggggtgaggaggaggaggagatgaagaagaagaggaaaaagaagtTCTGGAGGCTGCCCTCTTTCCTCAAAGCTGCCAGAAAACACCTCAAGGTGATCCGACCGAGTCAGACTGAGGTGCAGCTTATTGAGCCACCATCGCCAGCCAGCAGCGCTGATG aTGATATTATGTGCCGCTATGAGCTCGGTGATCGTCTGGGGGTAGGCGGGTTTGGTGTCGTTCATGAAGCGAGTCGTGTGGAGGATGGCCTTAAG GTGGCATTGAAAGACGTCATGAAGACCCATGACATGGAATATCTAACTATT CCTGGTCATCCAAACCCCCTCCCAGTGGAGATCGCCCTTACACTCTTGGCCAACAAGGGACCCAGCGCACCAGAGATTATAAAGCTGCTGGACTGGCAGGACCAACGGGACAACTATGTCATGGTCCTCGAGTGTCCGTCACCGTGTGAGAACTTAGTCAGTTTCTTGGAGGGCCACGGAGGAAGAATCGAAGAAGGTTTAGTTCGGCACATCATGCGGCAGGCAACGCGGGCGGCTCGCACATGTTGTCGCCGTGGGGTATTCCATGGAGACATAAAGTTGGAAAACTTCATTGTGAGCAAGGACACCCTGCAGGTCAAGTTGATCGACTTTGGGTGTGGGGACCTCATGAGAAAGTCTGCCTACACGACATTGTATGGTATGTTTTATCCCTCAAAGCTGACAGAGGAAACGCTTTGGTAA